The window GAACCCCATCATGATCTGTTCTTCCTTATTCATAGCCAGTCCTCCTACCTGTTGGTGCATTAACAATATTATATTAAATTTTTGTTTCTATTTCAACGATATTCATATATTCTTTCAGGAATTAAGACGGATTGCCGGCAACCGGCATTTATTCCCGGAATACAACTTTAAATTCCTCGCACACAACCAACATATTTTTTTCAAATGATTTACCGGCTTCTGACATACAGGTACTGAAAAAATCTTCGTGTACTCTTGCCCAATAACTGAGGGAACGGTCGCCTTCCCCTTCCTTATAGGCATGTTCTTTGCTCACCTGGTTAAACGGAACAACATAAACTTTTGTTGTTTGTATCATACAGACTGCCTCATCCTTTGAATCAAGGATCACACTGTAACTTCCGGCTTCAGGCAGCGGCTCATTTTTCAATTCGTAAAGCGGATAAGCGGAAGCTGTTCCAGTCTTGATTCCATCTAATACCAATTGAGCCAGTCCATCCGGATCGCCTCCAAAAGCCCATGCCTCATATTTTACATCTTGTAAATGTTCTTTACTCATAAATAATTTCCACATCTCTTGATCTGTCATAGGTTTACTCCTGTCAAGCGGATATTTGCAATCTGCTTCACTATTTGATTCGGTTAAAATAGTTTCTTTTCAGACATACATTCTGGTTGACTGACCGGATATATTTAAATAATCGCTTTATGCTGGGAACCTGCAAAAGCCTTTGCAAAAAAGACCGCTGCAAAAATAAGTGATTGCTTACCTATTTTTGCAGCGGCCCGCCTCATTTATATTGCTCTTGACAACAGGGTAGTATTGCTTTTCTTATTATTCACCTGATTAATAATGGCATATAACAGGAATCCCTGAGTAAACCAGGCCGTATAAGGCCTTTGCTTTATCCGGCGGAAGGTTGATACAGCCATGGCTTCCCTTTGTCTGATAGATATCCCCGCCGAACCTGTTTCTCCAGTTGGCGTCATGAAGACCGATTCCTCCGTTAAACGGCATCCAGTAATTCACATGGCTTTCATATTCGTAGGTGCCATCCGCTTGTTTCGCTCCCCGCAGGATCCGGTCTGTCTCCTTGTAGGAGAGGGTGAAAATACCTTCCGGAGTTGTGTGGTCTTTGGAAACATTTCCTGTCACACAGGGGGAATCCCATGCCAAAACACCATCCTTATACATGTAAACATGCTGGGCTGCCAGATCTATTTCAACAAAATTCCCGCCCCAGGCTTTGCTCCGTTCAGCTACTGTCTGAACATACTTTGGTTCCCTTTTCTGGCTTTGCCCGGACTGAATGAGAGAAGACAAAGCAGCTGTTTCTCCAGCCTGATCCACCTTTTGGCCATAGGAACCAGGAAGAAGATAGGCTTTTCCACCTGTGACGCGAAATGCCCGTTCCTTTCCTGCTGTATCATACTTATCTGCCAGAGACTTTATGTAAGCAGAGGTCTTATCTTCTCTTACGTTTATCACTTCTCCCGTCATCCCCGATATCCAGGAACAGATTTCCTCTCCTTTTAAGA of the Lacrimispora indolis DSM 755 genome contains:
- a CDS encoding ASCH domain-containing protein; amino-acid sequence: MTDQEMWKLFMSKEHLQDVKYEAWAFGGDPDGLAQLVLDGIKTGTASAYPLYELKNEPLPEAGSYSVILDSKDEAVCMIQTTKVYVVPFNQVSKEHAYKEGEGDRSLSYWARVHEDFFSTCMSEAGKSFEKNMLVVCEEFKVVFRE